A genomic stretch from Flavobacterium humidisoli includes:
- a CDS encoding PASTA domain-containing protein, producing MSLRQYLTSRVFFLQLLAAAAIIAVIGYLFMHWLTFTTDHGHEIAVPNLSKLTEEQVENKLDELDLDYVLLDSVDYRSEYPKYSVVEQDPLPGTMVKVGRKIYIKINASGFSSVKIPDLIEKTYREAVPTLKALGLEPGTITYIPNLGKDMVLEMRLKGRNLKVGDRVLKASKIDLVLGDGKASYVDESQATDSTAAPVETPSDEQ from the coding sequence ATGAGTTTACGTCAGTATTTAACAAGCCGAGTTTTTTTCTTGCAATTGCTTGCGGCCGCAGCTATTATTGCGGTTATTGGTTATTTATTTATGCATTGGTTAACTTTTACAACAGATCACGGACACGAAATTGCGGTGCCGAATTTGTCTAAATTGACTGAAGAGCAAGTTGAAAATAAATTGGATGAACTGGATTTAGATTATGTTCTTTTAGACAGTGTTGATTACAGAAGTGAATACCCAAAATATAGTGTTGTAGAGCAGGATCCATTGCCAGGAACGATGGTAAAAGTGGGTAGAAAAATTTATATTAAGATTAATGCATCTGGTTTTTCTTCTGTAAAAATTCCAGATTTAATAGAAAAAACATATCGTGAAGCGGTGCCAACTTTGAAAGCGTTAGGTCTTGAGCCAGGAACGATTACGTATATTCCGAATCTTGGAAAAGATATGGTTTTGGAAATGCGTTTAAAAGGAAGAAACTTAAAAGTAGGAGATCGCGTTTTGAAGGCGTCTAAAATCGATTTGGTTTTAGGTGACGGAAAAGCAAGTTATGTAGATGAAAGTCAGGCAACAGATAGTACTGCAGCGCCTGTAGAAACCCCAAGTGATGAACAATAA